The Cucumis melo cultivar AY chromosome 6, USDA_Cmelo_AY_1.0, whole genome shotgun sequence genome includes a region encoding these proteins:
- the LOC103490975 gene encoding peroxisome biogenesis protein 5 isoform X1 has protein sequence MAMRDLVTGGADCAAPGSSSSNPLGALANALIGSSSKTQERLREIPTSQLTGPERPFAPETHGQLPGSEFDHPPLQPNQQASNFLNAFHSAADPGLASAWNEVQAGPPPAHLREMQPSLAEFDRIYDQVPASQHQPILDGPPQRVLSNFLHSFVESSRGGVPFHPTPLPLLGLSEGDKQCIRDRSSIMARHFFADKSEDFINAQLNALLSSLDIDTSKQVGGPQPGRFREMEDYWNESQALQRPGGHVADGWASEYSLNREKFADHDAWAQSFEQQYGANGWASEFEQERFQLGSAQKMAGGNMMNLSAMEQTRKLANTLAENNDPKFQNSKFLQFVSKMSRGELIIDDNQVKPNSLSPTDNWASEYQQQYSGGLPWADEFVSNQTNRWADEFAEEKQNVSDDPWVNEFSKLHMQDWVEEFGQQVGEGVSGEADNWANAYDEFVNEQVAAKGKMDASKGIYVFSDMNPYVGHPNPLKEGQDLFRKGLLSEAVLALEAEVMKNPENSEGWRLLGIAHAENDDDQQAIAAMKRALDVDPTNLEVLLALGVSHTNELEQAAALRYLYGWLQHHPKYGTLAKPELADSLYYADVAGLFNEAAQMFPDDADVHIVLGVLYNLSREFDKAIASFQTALKLKPQDYSLWNKLGATQANSIQSADAILAYQQALDLKPNYVRAWANMGISYANQGLYEESIKYYVRSLSMNPKADNAWQYLRISLSCASRNDMLEACDSRNLDALQKEFPL, from the exons ATGGCGATGCGTGACTTGGTTACTGGTGGAGCTGATTGTGCTGCTCctggttcttcttcttctaaccCACTCGGTGCTCTTGCCAACGCTCTAATTGGCTCCTCTTCCAAGACCCAG GAAAGGTTACGGGAAATTCCTACATCGCAACTCACAGGTCCTGAAAGGCCTTTTGCCCCTGAGACTCATGGGCAGCTTCCTGGGTCTGAGTTTGATCACCCACCGCTTCAACCCAATCAGCAG GCGTCAAATTTTTTGAATGCCTTTCACTCGGCTGCTGATCCTGGTCTCGCCTCTGCATGGAATGAGGTACAGGCTGGTCCTCCTCCTGCCCACTTGAGGGAAATGCAACCAAGTCTTGCTGAATTTGATCGAATTTATGACCAAGTACCTGCTTCTCAGCATCAACCGATTTTGGATG GGCCACCACAGAGAGTGCTGTCAAACTTTTTGCACTCATTTGTAGAGAGTAGCCGTGGTGGAGTACCTTTTCATCCAACCCCTCTGCCTTTATTGGGACTATCTGAGGGTGATAAACAATGTATACGAGATCGTAGCAGCATAATGGCTCGACATTTTTTTGCAGATAAGAGTGAAGACTTCATAAATGCACAG TTAAATGCACTTCTATCTTCCTTGGACATCGACACCAGTAAACAGGTTGGGGGGCCTCAACCTGGTAGGTTCCGTGAGATGGAGGATTATTGGAATGAATCTCAAGCTCTCCAGAGACCTGGTGGTCATGTTGCAGATGGGTGGGCTTCTGAATATAGCCTAAACAGGGAAAAGTTTGCTGATCATGATGCTTGGGCTCAATCCTTTGAACAACAATATGGTGCCAATGGCTGGGCCTCTGAGTTTGAGCAG GAGAGGTTTCAGTTAGGATCGGCACAAAAAATGGCAGGTGGTAATATGATGAACTTATCTGCAATGGAGCAGACTCGCAAGCTTGCAAATACGTTAGCTGAAAACAATGACCCTAAATTTCAG AACTCAAAGTTTCTCCAGTTTGTTTCAAAGATGAGTAGGGGTGAACTTATTATTGATGATAATCAAGTCAAGCCAAACTCTTTATCTCCGACAGATAACTGGGCTTCCGAGTATCAGCAACAGTATAGTGGGGGTCTTCCCTGGGCTGATGAATTT GTTTCTAACCAAACTAATCGGTGGGCTGATGAGTTTGCTGAAGAGAAGCAAAATGTGTCAGATGATCCATGGGTAAATGAATTTTCCAAGTTGCACATGCAAGACTGGGTGGAAGAATTTGGTCAGCAGGTTGGAGAAGGGGTTTCTGGAGAAGCCGATAATTGGGCAAATGCATACGATGA GTTCGTAAATGAACAAGTAGCTGCCAAAGGAAAAATGGATGCTTCCAAGGGGATATATGTCTTTTCTGATATGAACCCATATGTCGGTCATCCTAATCCCTTGAAGGAAGGTCAGGATCTGTTCCGTAAAGGCCTGCTGAGTGAGGCAGTGCTTGCTTTAGAGGCTGAAGTTATGAAAAACCCTGAAAATTCGGAAGGTTGGAGGCTTCTTGGAATTGCACATGCTGAAAATGATGATGATCAACAG GCTATTGCTGCAATGAAGCGGGCACTGGACGTTGACCCTACGAACTTAGAGGTGCTTCTTGCGCTTGGTGTGAGTCACACAAATG AATTAGAGCAAGCTGCTGCATTAAGATACTTGTATGGATGGTTACAGCATCACCCAAAGTATGGAACACTAGCAAAACCAGAGCTTGCTGATTCGTTGTACTACGCTGAT GTAGCTGGCTTATTTAACGAAGCTGCACAAATGTTTCCTGATGATGCTGATGTGCACATAGTACTTGGGGTCCTTTATAATTTGTCCAGAGAATTTGACAAAGCAATTGCATCCTTCCAAACAGCCTTGAAATTAAAGCCGCAAGATTACTCTCTTTGGAACAAGCTAGGTGCTACACAAGCTAACAGTATTCAAAGCGCTGATGCTATATTAGCTTATCAACAG GCACTTGATTTGAAGCCTAATTATGTACGTGCCTGGGCCAATATGGGAATCAGTTATGCCAATCAG GGGCTCTATGAGGAATCAATTAAGTACTATGTGAGGTCACTTAGCATGAATCCAAAGGCAGACAATGCGTGGCAATATTTAAGAATTTCACTAAG CTGTGCATCAAGGAATGACATGCTGGAAGCCTGTGATTCCCGCAATCTTGATGCCCTTCAAAAGGAGTTCCCATTATGA
- the LOC103490975 gene encoding peroxisome biogenesis protein 5 isoform X2: MAMRDLVTGGADCAAPGSSSSNPLGALANALIGSSSKTQERLREIPTSQLTGPERPFAPETHGQLPGSEFDHPPLQPNQQASNFLNAFHSAADPGLASAWNEVQAGPPPAHLREMQPSLAEFDRIYDQVPASQHQPILDGPPQRVLSNFLHSFVESSRGGVPFHPTPLPLLGLSEGDKQCIRDRSSIMARHFFADKSEDFINAQLNALLSSLDIDTSKQVGGPQPGRFREMEDYWNESQALQRPGGHVADGWASEYSLNREKFADHDAWAQSFEQQYGANGWASEFEQERFQLGSAQKMAGGNMMNLSAMEQTRKLANTLAENNDPKFQVSNQTNRWADEFAEEKQNVSDDPWVNEFSKLHMQDWVEEFGQQVGEGVSGEADNWANAYDEFVNEQVAAKGKMDASKGIYVFSDMNPYVGHPNPLKEGQDLFRKGLLSEAVLALEAEVMKNPENSEGWRLLGIAHAENDDDQQAIAAMKRALDVDPTNLEVLLALGVSHTNELEQAAALRYLYGWLQHHPKYGTLAKPELADSLYYADVAGLFNEAAQMFPDDADVHIVLGVLYNLSREFDKAIASFQTALKLKPQDYSLWNKLGATQANSIQSADAILAYQQALDLKPNYVRAWANMGISYANQGLYEESIKYYVRSLSMNPKADNAWQYLRISLSCASRNDMLEACDSRNLDALQKEFPL; the protein is encoded by the exons ATGGCGATGCGTGACTTGGTTACTGGTGGAGCTGATTGTGCTGCTCctggttcttcttcttctaaccCACTCGGTGCTCTTGCCAACGCTCTAATTGGCTCCTCTTCCAAGACCCAG GAAAGGTTACGGGAAATTCCTACATCGCAACTCACAGGTCCTGAAAGGCCTTTTGCCCCTGAGACTCATGGGCAGCTTCCTGGGTCTGAGTTTGATCACCCACCGCTTCAACCCAATCAGCAG GCGTCAAATTTTTTGAATGCCTTTCACTCGGCTGCTGATCCTGGTCTCGCCTCTGCATGGAATGAGGTACAGGCTGGTCCTCCTCCTGCCCACTTGAGGGAAATGCAACCAAGTCTTGCTGAATTTGATCGAATTTATGACCAAGTACCTGCTTCTCAGCATCAACCGATTTTGGATG GGCCACCACAGAGAGTGCTGTCAAACTTTTTGCACTCATTTGTAGAGAGTAGCCGTGGTGGAGTACCTTTTCATCCAACCCCTCTGCCTTTATTGGGACTATCTGAGGGTGATAAACAATGTATACGAGATCGTAGCAGCATAATGGCTCGACATTTTTTTGCAGATAAGAGTGAAGACTTCATAAATGCACAG TTAAATGCACTTCTATCTTCCTTGGACATCGACACCAGTAAACAGGTTGGGGGGCCTCAACCTGGTAGGTTCCGTGAGATGGAGGATTATTGGAATGAATCTCAAGCTCTCCAGAGACCTGGTGGTCATGTTGCAGATGGGTGGGCTTCTGAATATAGCCTAAACAGGGAAAAGTTTGCTGATCATGATGCTTGGGCTCAATCCTTTGAACAACAATATGGTGCCAATGGCTGGGCCTCTGAGTTTGAGCAG GAGAGGTTTCAGTTAGGATCGGCACAAAAAATGGCAGGTGGTAATATGATGAACTTATCTGCAATGGAGCAGACTCGCAAGCTTGCAAATACGTTAGCTGAAAACAATGACCCTAAATTTCAG GTTTCTAACCAAACTAATCGGTGGGCTGATGAGTTTGCTGAAGAGAAGCAAAATGTGTCAGATGATCCATGGGTAAATGAATTTTCCAAGTTGCACATGCAAGACTGGGTGGAAGAATTTGGTCAGCAGGTTGGAGAAGGGGTTTCTGGAGAAGCCGATAATTGGGCAAATGCATACGATGA GTTCGTAAATGAACAAGTAGCTGCCAAAGGAAAAATGGATGCTTCCAAGGGGATATATGTCTTTTCTGATATGAACCCATATGTCGGTCATCCTAATCCCTTGAAGGAAGGTCAGGATCTGTTCCGTAAAGGCCTGCTGAGTGAGGCAGTGCTTGCTTTAGAGGCTGAAGTTATGAAAAACCCTGAAAATTCGGAAGGTTGGAGGCTTCTTGGAATTGCACATGCTGAAAATGATGATGATCAACAG GCTATTGCTGCAATGAAGCGGGCACTGGACGTTGACCCTACGAACTTAGAGGTGCTTCTTGCGCTTGGTGTGAGTCACACAAATG AATTAGAGCAAGCTGCTGCATTAAGATACTTGTATGGATGGTTACAGCATCACCCAAAGTATGGAACACTAGCAAAACCAGAGCTTGCTGATTCGTTGTACTACGCTGAT GTAGCTGGCTTATTTAACGAAGCTGCACAAATGTTTCCTGATGATGCTGATGTGCACATAGTACTTGGGGTCCTTTATAATTTGTCCAGAGAATTTGACAAAGCAATTGCATCCTTCCAAACAGCCTTGAAATTAAAGCCGCAAGATTACTCTCTTTGGAACAAGCTAGGTGCTACACAAGCTAACAGTATTCAAAGCGCTGATGCTATATTAGCTTATCAACAG GCACTTGATTTGAAGCCTAATTATGTACGTGCCTGGGCCAATATGGGAATCAGTTATGCCAATCAG GGGCTCTATGAGGAATCAATTAAGTACTATGTGAGGTCACTTAGCATGAATCCAAAGGCAGACAATGCGTGGCAATATTTAAGAATTTCACTAAG CTGTGCATCAAGGAATGACATGCTGGAAGCCTGTGATTCCCGCAATCTTGATGCCCTTCAAAAGGAGTTCCCATTATGA
- the LOC103490976 gene encoding scarecrow-like protein 18, which translates to MLMDPSFNSSHQEHQQEQEQQEDHCLQMRQLLIRCAHFISQSDFISAHHLLSILSSNSSPYGDSTQRLLHYFSSSLSHLLPSSNYSSSFHHHHHHHHDIEKIQSCYLSLNQITPFIRFTHLTANQAILEGIEESGMIHVLDFDIMHGVQWPPLMQALADRFPSPMLRITATGLDLNFLHKTGDRLSKFAQSLGLRFQFHPLLLLHDRDHHRVIPAALTLFPDEALAVNCVLYLHRLMKDEVRALLNKIKALNPKVVTIAEKEANFNHPLFMQRFVEALNHYTSIFDSLEATLPPNSRERLAVEQVWFGREINDIVSGEANKKKQHYAERYESWEIMLKSLGFSNIPLSPFALSQAKLLLRLHYPSEGYHLQILHDSLFLGWQNQPLFSVSSWH; encoded by the exons ATGCTTATGGACCCTTCTTTCAATTCCTCTCATCAAGAACATcaacaagaacaagaacaacaGGAAGATCATTGTTTACAAATGCGTCAATTACTTATCCGTTGTGCTCATTTCATTTCTCAATCTGATTTCATTTCAGCTCACCATCTTCTTTCAATTCTCTCTTCAAATTCCTCTCCTTATGGTGATTCAACTCAAAGATTACTCCAttatttctcttcttctctttctcatcTTCTCCCTTCATCAAATTATAGTTCATCTTTTCATCatcaccatcatcatcatcatgatATTGAAAAGATTCAATCTTGTTACTTATCATTGAATCAAATCACACCCTTTATTAGATTCACTCATTTAACTGCAAATCAAGCCATTTTAGAAGGTATTGAAGAAAGTGGTATGATTCATGTTTTGGATTTTGATATTATGCATGGTGTTCAATGGCCTCCTCTTATGCAAGCTTTGGCTGATCGTTTTCCATCTCCTATGCTTCGTATTACTGCCACTGGTCTTGATCTTAATTTCCTTCATAAGACTGGTGATAGACTCTCAAAATTTGCTCAATCACTTGGTTTGAGGTTTCAGTTTCACCCTTTGCTTCTTCTTCATGATCGTGATCATCATCGCGTTATCCCTGCTGCTCTTACCCTCTTCCCCGATGAAGCTCTCGCCGTTAACTGCGTTCTCTACTTGCACAG GTTAATGAAGGACGAGGTTCGAGCATTGCTTAATAAAATCAAGGCTTTGAATCCAAAAGTGGTGACAATAGCAGAAAAGGAAGCAAATTTCAACCATCCATTATTCATGCAAAGATTTGTAGAGGCATTGAATCATTACACTTCAATATTTGATTCATTAGAAGCAACTTTGCCTCCAAATAGTAGGGAGAGATTGGCAGTGGAGCAAGTTTGGTTTGGGAGGGAAATAAACGACATCGTTTCAGGAGAAGCGAATAAGAAAAAACAGCACTATGCTGAAAGGTATGAATCATGGGAAATAATGCTTAAAAGTTTAGGGTTTTCTAATATTCCTTTAAGCCCTTTTGCTCTTTCACAAGCTAAACTCCTTCTTAGACTTCATTATCCTTCTGAAGGTTATCATCTCCAAATCCTTCATGATTCCCTTTTCCTTGGTTGGCAAAATCAACCCCTCTTTTCAGTCTCTTCATggcattga